Proteins from one Naumovozyma castellii chromosome 3, complete genome genomic window:
- the CEF1 gene encoding Cef1p (ancestral locus Anc_8.728) gives MAPIPIYVKGGVWTNIEDQIVKAAVQKYGTHQWNKIASLLQKKTARQCQIRWDEFLNPSLNFKEFSKDEDAKLLDLARRLPNQWRTIADLMGRTAQFCIERYNKLLSSDEDGEEELGLSSSLDFKIGDVNPNAETQIAKADKEGLDDEEREMLADARARLLNTQGKKATRKIRERMLEESKRIAQLQKRRELKQSGINTKISKGKKKYESEIDYNEDIAYEQPQIAGLYDTSKEKAKIDFDFERFEKKVDKMGMRNERETIEKREKGRRKRRQEIEPQPRLTKIDDSILLNDFKKPKLILSKPGIELVQGETIDRKRQRLLDSKQVGTVLKRESQEHELPVLYSGNNYNPDDVDLRKTQLSRKQKASYIAQLFKTLPNPSNNFEIDMEDLDESEDEINDESNVAPNLTSEPDETESILLSNPPIPIIEISSLKNEGELPIPDIIDLPSTEIEKEFNHLVMCALTSSDYDDMASFSEYYQQVTNELTQRSQEPKLDSRSYSTMAVDLPPQAELLKAVNAQIESVQTLQDKLLFVQPLVKENEYLCKELCGSTLPKIRTSQGRYFVDYKLYQQEMVGISSRKTRLQNYVNESKLD, from the coding sequence ATGGCACCCATTCCAATATATGTTAAAGGTGGTGTTTGGACCAATATTGAAGACCAAATCGTAAAAGCGGCTGTTCAAAAATATGGTACACATCAATGGAACAAAATTGCTTCCCTGCTACAGAAGAAAACTGCTAGGCAATGTCAAATCAGATGGGATGAGTTCTTAAACCCAAGTCTAAATTTTAAAGAGTTTTccaaagatgaagatgctaAGCTATTAGATTTGGCAAGAAGGCTGCCGAATCAATGGAGGACCATTGCTGATTTAATGGGTCGCACAGCTCAATTTTGTATTGAAAGATACAACAAACTCCTGTCATCGGATGAAGACGGGGAAGAAGAGCTTGGATTAAGCTCTTCTTTGGACTTCAAGATTGGTGATGTGAACCCAAATGCGGAAACACAAATAGCTAAAGCTGATAAGGAAGGattggatgatgaagaaaggGAAATGCTAGCTGATGCAAGGGCACGTCTCCTGAACACTCAGGGTAAGAAGGCAACAAGGAAGATTAGAGAAAGAATGTTGGAAGAATCTAAGAGGATAGCCCAATTGCAAAAGAGAAGGGAATTAAAACAGTCAGGAATCAATACAAAAATTTCCAAGGGAAAAAAGAAGTATGAATCTGAAATCGATTacaatgaagatattgCATATGAACAACCACAAATAGCGGGTTTATATGACACATCAAAAGAGAAGGCCAAGATCGATTTcgattttgaaagatttgagAAAAAGGTTGATAAAATGGGCATGAGGAATGAGAGAGAAACTATCgaaaaaagagaaaaggGTAGGAGAAAAAGGAGACAAGAAATTGAACCTCAACCTAGACTTACAAAAATAGACGACAGCATATTGCTTAATGATTTTAAGAAACCCAAACTTATATTGTCTAAACCCGGCATAGAATTAGTACAAGGAGAGACAATTGACCGCAAAAGACAGCGTTTACTAGATTCAAAGCAAGTAGGAACCGTTCTCAAGAGGGAATCTCAAGAACATGAACTGCCCGTTTTATACTCGGGAAATAACTACAATCCTGACGATGTAGACTTAAGGAAAACACAATTGTCCCGTAAACAAAAGGCATCTTATATTGCTCAATTATTCAAGACGTTGCCTAATCCAAGCAATAACTTTGAAATAGATATGGAAGATCTCGATGAAAGTGAGGACgaaataaatgatgaaaGCAACGTTGCCCCAAATCTAACTTCGGAGCCTGATGAAACTGAAAGTATTCTACTTTCAAACCCTCCAATCCCCATCATTGAAATATCatctttaaagaatgaaGGCGAGCTCCCGATACCAGATATTATCGACCTACCATCTACTGAAATCGAGAAGGAGTTTAACCATTTAGTAATGTGTGCACTTACCAGTTCTGATTATGATGACATGGCATCATTTTCGGAGTATTATCAACAGGTTACAAACGAACTAACCCAGAGAAGTCAGGAACCTAAATTGGATTCTCGTTCTTATTCTACCATGGCCGTTGATCTTCCGCCACAAgctgaattattgaaggCGGTTAATGCTCAAATCGAAAGTGTACAAACCCTTCAGGACAAACTACTGTTTGTTCAACCATTAGTCaaggaaaatgaatatttatgtAAGGAGTTATGCGGATCAACACTTCCGAAGATAAGAACTTCACAAGGAAGATATTTTGTTGATTACAAACTTTACCAACAAGAAATGGTAGGAATAAGCTCAAGAAAGACGCGATTACAGAATTATGTTAACGAATCAAAATTGGACTAA
- the SKY1 gene encoding serine/threonine protein kinase SKY1 (ancestral locus Anc_8.732), which yields MGTDSMTCPGLISKHSNSEIAKQKKMKKEPFDSKLIQKETGSSNPHVITTSKLSLALQEDSQSSVSGCNVGSGDEDEDENYSSDYSSCDEKNEESLKDYKPGGYHPAFKGEAYKNDRYILVRKLGWGHFSTVWLALDSLNDTHVAMKIVRSDKVYTEAALDEIKLLNQLSQSWSEVHRGAKHILTLLDNFMHSGPNGNHVVMVFEVLGENLLALIKKYEHRGIPLIYVKQISKQLLLGLDYMHRQCGVIHTDIKPENILMEIGDVEAIVRMVELLDRRKRDLKKLQRTTSTSSNNNGLGSERANNSTNAHHSTSVSQSLSKSHSNLLMDELNNIKGRSSLRRVPSRRPRRHTIITGSQPLPSPISSTNFFEMKNQLLQSTTFNSQDVSTGSISSAAASFSSFQWNSGASQTNLASHNPFIKPNLIPSTVTDSLGIEDENLTNSLSSFEISEAIDEDPIPITADTNTDVNTSTNPMNNENNVIEIKIADLGNACWYDEHYTNSIQTREYRSPEVLLGASWGCSADIWSTACLIFELITGDFLFEPEEGHSYTKDDDHIAQIIELMGDFPESLLKDGRYTRNFFNSKYQLRNISKLKFWPLKDVLTEKYKVDPNEARQIADFLLPMLQLDPKKRADAGGLVNHPWLKDTLGMEDVTVMDRRLYASGEDIPGWSHEVTGHKRH from the coding sequence ATGGGGACCGACTCGATGACTTGCCCTGGATTGATCTCCAAACACAGCAATAGCGAGATCGCgaaacagaagaagatgaagaaggaaCCCTTCGATTCCAAGTTGATTCAGAAGGAAACTGGAAGTAGTAACCCTCACGTTATTACGACTTCGAAACTGTCGCTGGCTCTTCAAGAGGATTCACAAAGTAGTGTGAGCGGATGCAATGTCGGTAGtggtgatgaagatgaggatgagAATTACTCCTCTGATTACTCGTCATGTGACGAGAAGAATGAAGAGTCGTTGAAAGATTATAAACCTGGTGGATACCATCCCGCATTTAAAGGTGAGGCATATAAGAATGATCGTTATATCCTTGTGCGGAAATTGGGGTGGGGTCACTTCTCTACTGTTTGGTTGGCGTTagattcattaaatgataCACATGTTGCCATGAAGATTGTCAGGAGTGATAAAGTTTATACAGAGGCAGCCttggatgaaattaagCTATTGAATCAATTGAGCCAGTCTTGGTCTGAGGTACATAGAGGAGCCAAACATATCTTAACATTATTGGATAATTTCATGCATTCAGGGCCTAATGGAAACCACGTGGTCATGGTCTTCGAAGTATTAGGTGAAAATTTATTGGCTTTAATTAAAAAGTATGAACATAGAGGCATTCCACTAATTTACGTGAAACAAATATCCAAGCAATTGTTATTAGGATTGGATTATATGCATAGACAATGCGGAGTTATTCATACAGATATTAAACCAGAAAATATACTAATGGAAATTGGAGATGTGGAAGCCATCGTAAGGATGGTAGAATTACTAGATAGGAGGAAAagagatttgaagaaattacaaagaacTACATCTACCTccagtaataataatggattgGGATCAGAAAGAGCAAATAACAGCACCAATGCACATCATTCTACATCAGTTTCACAATCTCTCTCCAAATCccattcaaatttattaatggatgaacttaataatataaagGGAAGAAGTTCATTGAGACGGGTACCAAGTCGGAGACCAAGGAGGCATACCATCATCACAGGCTCTCAACCGTTGCCATCGCCAATTAGTTCtacaaatttttttgaaatgaaaaatcaaCTCTTACAATCAACTACATTTAATAGTCAGGACGTTAGTACGGGGAGTATATCGAGTGCTGCAGCCagtttttcttcattcCAATGGAATTCAGGCGCATCACAAACAAACTTGGCAAGTCATAATCCCTTCATAAAACCAAATCTGATCCCCAGCACGGTAACGGATTCTCTGGGTATTgaggatgaaaatttaacaaattcGTTAtcatcttttgaaatatcaGAAGCAATCGATGAGGATCCAATCCCTATAACAGCAGATACGAATACAGACGTAAATACGAGTACGAATCcaatgaataatgaaaacaaCGTGATAGAAATTAAAATCGCCGATCTAGGAAATGCATGCTGGTATGACGAGCATTATACAAATTCTATTCAAACAAGAGAATATAGATCACCAGAGGTTCTCCTTGGTGCGTCATGGGGGTGTAGCGCAGATATTTGGTCAACAGCATGtttaatatttgaattaattacTGGTGATTTCCTTTTTGAACCAGAGGAAGGTCATTCCTATACCAAAGATGATGATCATATTGCACAAATAATTGAGCTAATGGGTGATTTTCCTGAAAGTTTATTAAAGGATGGAAGGTATACgagaaattttttcaatagcAAATATCAATTGAGAAATATctcaaaattgaaattttggcCCTTGAAGGATGTATTAAcagaaaaatataaagtGGATCCTAACGAGGCAAGACAAATTGCCGATTTTTTACTACCTATGTTACAATTAGATCCTAAAAAGAGGGCCGATGCTGGAGGGCTGGTGAACCATCCTTGGTTGAAAGATACTTTGGGTATGGAAGACGTCACAGTCATGGATAGAAGGCTGTACGCTAGTGGAGAAGATATTCCTGGGTGGTCCCACGAAGTGACAGGTCACAAAAGACATTGA
- the GAS3 gene encoding putative 1,3-beta-glucanosyltransferase (ancestral locus Anc_8.731): MKLSKSVLLSLLAISPSMVSAMLPIHVKSFRFIKPSSPENEAGENEIFYVKGVDYQPGGSSAYDADSNSDVLSDADQCARDAFVFQQLGINTLRVYSLNPDVNHDKCMTILNDAGIYVILDVNSGNYGENLNRADPSGTYNGQYLTRVFKFIDAFKNYPNVLGFFSGNEVINDESNYASIDPPYIRAVQRDMKQYIAKHSNRTIPVGYSAADNTDLRLATFRYLQCNSMDGKNVNDALEESKSDFFGLNSYEWCSGTSDWTSSGYDKLNSTFSDAVIPLIFSEYGCNKNTPRTFDEVTDGLYSNDGLAGLFSGGLVYEFAEEANNYGLVEVDDSDGSIQYKKDFDNLKSRYNKLDLPTTKESDVKNNTIYKCDASKISSAYSDFGSKNFTIPDQPSDVAKMIKYGVNGTNTGSILSDYTVPTSFNYTIKDSNGDEVSATLTYASSNLVNNLKGVSTAVASSTSTTSSSESKTSSASSTTSSSSKSKGAAEMVNVPFVQTGLMALITGLLSALI; encoded by the coding sequence AtgaaactttcaaaatcaGTCTTACTTTCCCTTTTGGCTATTTCTCCATCCATGGTCAGTGCCATGTTGCCCATCCACGTGAAGAGTTTCCGTTTTATCAAGCCATCTTCTCCAGAAAATGAAGCAGGTGAAAACGAAATTTTTTACGTGAAAGGTGTGGATTATCAACCAGGTGGTTCTTCAGCTTATGATGCCGATTCAAACAGCGACGTCCTTTCTGATGCTGACCAATGTGCTAGAGATGCGTTCGTCTTTCAACAATTAGGAATCAACACCTTAAGAGTTTACTCTTTGAACCCAGATGTTAACCATGATAAGTGTATGACAATCTTAAATGACGCCGGTATTTACGTAATTTTAGATGTCAACAGTGGTAATTACGgtgaaaatttgaatcGTGCTGATCCATCCGGTACCTACAATGGTCAATATTTGACTAGAgtttttaaattcattgatgCGTTCAAGAATTATCCAAACGTTCTTGGGTTCTTTTCTGGTAATGAAGtcattaatgatgaatcaAATTATGCTTCCATTGATCCACCTTACATTCGTGCTGTTCAAAGAGATATGAAACAATATATCGCTAAACACTCTAATAGAACTATCCCAGTCGGTTACTCAGCCGCAGATAATACCGATTTGAGATTAGCAACTTTCAGATATTTACAATGTAACTCCATGGATGGTAAGAACGTTAATGATGCCCTAGAAGAATCTAAATCTGATTTCTTTGGGTTGAACAGTTACGAATGGTGTTCTGGTACTTCTGACTGGACTTCATCTGGttatgataaattaaattctaCGTTCAGCGATGCAGTAATCCCATTGATCTTCTCCGAATACGGTTGTAACAAAAATACTCCTAGAACTTTTGATGAAGTTACTGACGGGTTATATTCCAATGATGGGTTAGCAGGTCTTTTCTCAGGTGGTCTCGTTTATGAATTCGCTGAAGAAGCTAACAATTACGGGTTAGTGGAAGTTGATGATTCTGATGGTTCCATTCAATACaagaaagattttgatAACTTGAAGTCACGTTACAATAAATTAGATTTACCAACAACAAAGGAGTCTGATGTAAAGAACAACACAATTTATAAGTGCGATGCCTCCAAAATTTCCAGTGCTTATTCCGATTTTGGGTCCAAGAACTTTACCATTCCTGATCAGCCATCTGATGTTGCTAAAATGATTAAATACGGTGTCAATGGTACCAACACAGGGTCTATCCTTTCCGATTACACTGTTCCAACTTCATTTAACTATACCATTAAGGACTCCAATGGTGATGAAGTTTCTGCCACCTTGACTTATGCTTCTAGTAATCTAGTCAACAATTTAAAGGGTGTCAGTACAGCTGTTGCATCTTCAACATCTACCACTTCTTCCTCAGAATCGAAGACCTCAAGTGCTTCATCTACTACTTCAAGCTCTTCTAAGAGTAAGGGTGCCGCTGAAATGGTTAACGTCCCATTTGTTCAAACTGGGTTGATGGCCTTAATAACTGGTTTGTTGAGTGCCTTGATTTAG